CAGTGGCACGTCAGAAGTGACGTTCTACTGCGTACTGTCTATTGGTAAGAAGCGTATACAAAAGTTCAACGAGAGAGACGGCAGCATTGGGTTTGCAATGTATTGTGCCTTCGATGAAATCCTTAGGAATTGGAAACTGGTATTTTTGAATAAACTAGAAACTCagatcgattttttttttgaaaaaggcgaaTGTGCTGCTTACTCTTTCGAGTTGCTGCCAGTTTCCCAATTTTCGTTCGATTGACGTTCCGTTGACGTACGAGTGCATCTGAATGTCTTGAGGAAAGTACCACGAGAATATTTCAGCCACTAGGTAGCCATTGGAAAAGTCCCtgagcgagaaaatcgatatTCGCTGTGAAGTTGGCTGCTGCGAGCAAAAAATCGACCTTCTAGGGTTCTTTACGGAATACGTGAGGTCCAAGCTTTGTATCCACTTCAAAACTTCCCTAGCAAATCCGCtcatttcgtcgttgccTGGCACAGGTCTCTAACAAACAACTTCGAAGTTTTCCTATCCGGGAGATCTAGATTCCCGGAGCGGGCGAcatggacgacgacgaagagaaggaaaaggagcaCTTTCAGAGAGTCTGCAACTCGTTTGCCTACTACAGGTGCAGCAAACAAATCGATCTCTTCGCTCGAACTCGAGCAAAGATGCATCGCTCAGGATCCACACACTAAAGCGCGTCGCTCGCGCTCATCAAAACTACTCTCTCCTACCGTCGTCCCATCAGAAAATCCTACACGACTTCTTACCTCACTTGGAGCGAATTAAAGAAGCGGCCGACGCGAACTACCGCTTTATTCTTCAACTGCTCGTCGCCTCGCGAGGAATGTTCGTCAATTCGGGCATGACGGATGACGTCGTGCCGCCCATCGATCCCGTCACGGGTCGCGTCATCGACGAGAGCGTCCCGCTTGCCTCTGGAGTCGACATGGacaaagtgacgacgaccgTCAAGCAGTTCTATCGAGACTGGAGCATTGAAGTACAGTAGTAGTTTGCTTCTCCGTTGTTCTATGGAGCGTCAAAAATCACAGTAGTGTATTGCGTGCACCGAacatatatataattatattTATAACGAAATTGGAGAAGTTGTATAGAGGGAGACCATATGTGCGGTGGTACTGTATGCTGCTGTGCTTTTGACGCTCCACCTTACCTGCCAATGTCCAATTCGCTGCTTCCAGGGTGAAGCTGAAAGGGAAATCTGCTATCATCCTATCATAGAAGAATTGCAAATGCGATTGCCGTTGTCCTCGGAGTATGGCTTACTCAAAACCTAGCAATGTAATAGAAAGGCTGATCGTTGCAGGCGTCCTGTGTCGGTTCTCGTACCTGGCTCAGGTCTCGGTAGACTCGCCTTTGAAATAGCAAAATTAGGTACCCAGATAGAAGCAAGTCAATACCAAATTAGACAACTCCTTTTTGTGTGCGTGTGATCAATAAAGGGTATCAATGTCAAGGCAATGAATGGAGTATGTTCATGCTGACGGCGTCACATTTTATGCTGAATCAGTAATAAAGACAAATCGAGAGTGATTCACAATTTTGACCTGTCTTCTCAACTGTTTTAGTGTAAAGGGAACCAACGTTTATACCATACATCCTTGGTTGCATCATTTTTGCAACAATTTGGCAAATGAAGATCAACTCCAGACCGTACGGATACCGGACGTTGATCCTCACTCAATGCCAAAGGGCTCACACTTTTCTATGGCAGCAGGAAGTTTTACCGAAGTCTATACGGAACCCAGTTAGAACGCGGAGCATAGAGTAAATCACGCGTGTGTGGACAAATGATTACTTTCAGATGTATGGGATTGCGTTGCAACTTGTTATTTTATCGACACCGCCGCTAACGTACTGGATTACGTAGAAACTATTTCAAATATTCTAAAACCGGGCGGATACTGGATCAATTTTGGTATGTTAAGATCTTAATTGGGCTATCAGACGCGTGGAAGGTTCTATAACGTTTTCTATACTTCTATAGGACCGCTACTGTATCACTTTGCCGATATGCCCAACGAAAAGTCCGTTGAACTGAGCTATGAGACTATCAAGCGAGCTATGCTCACTCACTATGGATTTCAGCTTATTGTGAGTTTGGCTTCTTTTTGGTTGGCGTTGAACGAGTCGTTTGGGTTTAGAAAGAGGTAACGAATGTGCCGTCAACGTACATACAAAGTCCCAAGtcgatgatgaagatgacttATAACTGCGTGTTCTTCGTCGTACAAAAACCTTTTCACGCGAGCTGAATACTGTAGCTTTCGTTCAGTAcggggagagagagggggggggggggggggggggggagagaGATCTAAATACTCTCTTATACGACTGCATTGTTGTAGTGCAGACACTGACACTTTTGGTCACAAATACACTCTTTTCCGCACTCGATACTCATACTTCCTACCTGTTCCTCTCGCTTTACAATTTGTTCATTTCTCTGCGCAAATCGTTGACGGCTCTTCTCAGTCGTCGCTCCTCTTCAGCACTCTCGCACTCACGCAGCCACTGAGAGCACTGGTTCAGCAGCGTATGTCTCTGCAAAGCAAAATGAACTTTGATAGCGTCCTCAAACCCtacgtagaaaaaaaaactcaGACCCTCAATACCAGAGCAAGGAACTCCCCTACCCTCAGCAGGACACCTCAGTTGGCCCACCATAGCAAGCCTGACCGTATTCAGCCTTATTGCGGCGTTACATTGACGGCTTCGCGCCTGAGCATTATATGCTTTTCTtatgaataataataaatcaTGCATTGGCTCACGTTTCCTTCCGCTGTTCCGCGCATTCCTTCGTAGCCAGGTTCGTTGTACATGGGATCGGAAATGAGAATCATTCCTTGAATAGACACGAGGACCTAAACGTCGTCTCATTGACTAGTCAGTTACTACAAAGACATTGCTATCACCTGAAAAAGGCTCGATTGCTTGGGATCCCACTTTTCCGTTGAGTCGCCTCCGTGCCAAGTTCCAAGCAAACTGAGACAAACCTAAAACGTCAGCAGAAACGTCAGCCTATGACgtaatttcaattttccgCCTCGCCTTTCCGTCTGCATAGAGATTGGGATTAAATCTCACGGTTCCATTCCCAGTGGTAATTAATTTCACGAGAGGCGGAACGTTGGGATAATTAGACGGATAGTATATATCAAAGGCAAAGCAGCCCAAGCTGTACGGGGTCCCAATAGGACCCGTTATCAGCGCACGAGCCATGTCCATGCGATCTTCATCCTAAAGAGAAGTAATACGTCTAAGGGGAAAAgtcaaacgtcgtcgtcgaacgaatccTTGCCTGCCGGATCAGAATGGAAGAATCCGGGTGGAGCGGAAGAGACTCAGCGAGTTGACTGAACTCCTTCATCAACGCTCGAACTTTAGGCGATCTCGGGTCCAAGAAACGATTCAAGCTGTGAGAATGAAAAGCGTGTCgatcctaaaaaaaaagaaagaaaattcgtcgaaaaaagatTGACGAgtcaaatttaattttcCTCACTTCAAAATCGCACGAATCGTATTTTGCTTCGCGAAGCGCCTCGATGTAAATTCCGGCGAGCACGCCGCGATCGAAGTCGTCGGCtgcctccgcctccgcttGCCAATCGCTCTTGtcgaaatcggcgtcgacgttgccgtcgtcgtcgccgatcatTTCGGTTTGAATGAGCTGAACGCGTAGAACGCACTCTTCGAAGTCGCTTCGCATGTCCTCGCTCCCCAGACCAATTCGTCGCAGAATAGACAGCGTCTTCTGCATCGTCGACTCGGAATAGTCGGGATGAGCGgcgagcgcttcgacgaaatcgtacGCGCTCTCGTCTCGACCGGAAAACGATTCGGACGGACTCTGCTTGGCGAGACGAACGGCGATTCCCGTGATCGTACCCAGAAGATTGCGCGGATTGAAGTTGTATCTATAgaggaaaaattaaatatgaatataaatataaatataagCAGTCGCTTGTTTCGGATCCTCACTTCGACATGTCTTTGACTTTGAAGTCGAGCGAACGACTACCGCACAGCGATTCGATGAAGTTGATGATCTAAGGAGAAGGGAATACCGGTTCAGCAAAGCGTGCATGAGTTTTTTTACCGCTGCAGCGGCTCTCAGTGAGAGAGGAGGCTGAGAAAAACATTTTGCCACTTCTTCTGATTGAGTGACTAAATCGAGAAGGCCCAGAGTAGAAGTCGCCtgataaaaaaattttgttaTTGCTAAATAGAGAAGCGCGCGCTTGTTTCACCATTTTCATAAATCCGGAGCCGACGCcctcttcgtttcgaaggaATTCCGTCTTTTTGTCTCGCTCGTGACGAGGTAACGCCTTCCACGCGTTCTCTGTTCAAACGTGAGGAAAGGGGGCTAGCTAGCGCCACTGGCACACACAACTCCTGTTCCTACCGTCTTCCATCGCCTGTTGCACCTGCTTGACGTTGGCAAGTCGCTGCATGCTATCGTTCAACTGGTAGAGCAAAGTGTCAAAGATCGCACTCAGAAAGGCCTACAATATTTGAGATATCAACAAAGAGATGCGGTCTTTTGACTACTGTGGACTTGCCTGGAATCGAGCAGTGGACGCTTGGGCAAGAATGGACGATCGGCAGTCCTGTCGGAGCCAAAAGTGTTCAATCAGCTTCGTAATATCAGATCTGAAacacaaaataaaaatacgaTTGTTTTAACGTTGCTCCTCTACATGAATGATACTACCTTGATCCGTATTTGTCAAACTCTTCCTTGTCAACGTCGagtccttcgacgacgtcgacggcagcgTAGGTGCTCAGAAGCGCCGGTCCCAGATAACTCTGCACAGCCGGACAAGTGTGAACGACCGCCGCCAAATCGTCAGCGACGCCactaaaagaaataaaaaatcttcTGAGGCGATTTTACGCGACTGCCATTCGAACCTTCCCCATCCCATGGGACCAAGCAAACCCGATCTAAAGATCGTTCGTTATATGACGAAGGAGTTCATTTGTGCATGTGTCACCTCTGCTGTTTGTCTGAGTGATCCACAAATGCTAAAAGCACGCCGACGATTCGACTTTGAGTCAAAGGACTCGGTAAAAGATCGGGTCTCTGAAGGAGCCCGACGCAGCACTCGACAAACGGCACCAAGGAAATCTAAAAATTGTACGACGTTAGACATTCGTCCTCCGTGTCACTTCGAGTACTGTAGTCGATTTGAGTAGATCCGAATTGTGAAAGGCCAAAAACTTGAACCAGGCCGCCATGTCTTTGATGCAGTATTCCGGTATGGAAGAACAGAGATTCTGCTGGGCTTCAACGACATCTTCCTCGCTCATTCCCTCCTACGTAAAACGTACGATGCAACCAAGACTGAAAAGAAACTTAAACAGTTCACCTTTCGGCATGATTCCAATTGCATAAGAAGCCAAACGGACTGGGTGATGTAGAACTTGGAGCAGAGTTCGGCAAAAGTCGAATCGAACAGAAACGTGCCAAAATTAACGACTAGCAACTAACAAAAACGATaaatttttgttcttttatCGATTGCTCCCCCTTTCCTACCATAACACGTTTGTgtatttcttcctttttagCGCCGTCCAGGGCCTTTTCAAGTTTAATAAGTTCGCTACGCAAAATTTCAATCGGTGAGCACATGTATCCGTTTAGGATCCGTTTCTCACTGTAGCATCTTTTCGAAATGATTGATTGTGGAATGCAAACCGACGTGCAGTGCGCGCTGAGTCAGGAAAAAGCACTCGGTCAAAAAATTGTGACCTAGGCGAGAGACAGCACGTAAACAAAAGCGAACGCGGCAACGAAACGGTGAGCGTTGCCTTCGACAAAAAATCGCTCGTGCGCTTTGCCAATTCTTTCGTCCAaagctaagaaaaaaaattgaattttttcgatgACAATAATGCTTGGTTGTCTACCGTGAAGGCAACCCAGAGCCATGCACGTTTCGTTGTCGAAGTCTAGTCGCGCAGTTGGCAGCGAACAGTAGAGAGGATCGATTTTCGCCAATTTGGGCGTCGGCGAAGAGGCGAAAATCGGTTGACAGAATTTGAGCATCACGGCGCAAAAATTCAGCATAAAACCTAAATGAGAAAAACACGATGAAAGTCGAAGTGAACGTCATACTATTAGACAGACCGTCGCACGCCACTGGATGCCtaattttttcgcgacgaaatttaGCCGCCGTGCGCAATTCGTTCAAAGAGACGACAGACGCAATCCAAGCTAGAACACttgaaggaagaaaagaaaagttcttttttatttcctGAAGAAACATGCGTAGAAACTGTACTTGGCTTTATTTGACGTTTTCAATAGTTTCAAAAGAACCGCATGTGTAATTGCTTGACATCTTTGAAAACCAGCTCGGATTTGTTGCTGAGAACGATGTATTGATGTATAAAGTGTTCCCTCATAAAATTCTTCTCTCTTACATCAAGTCTCTCCAGGTCGCTCCTATGGGTTTGGGGAAAGCCTGGAAGGCTCGTGTAGCATTCAGTTGATTTCGGTAAAATCATTATCGAAGCGCCGTCGTGAAATTCGTAAAATTTGGAAATCATTAGCAGGTTGGAGAGTATGCTCTCCCGTTCAAAATACACAcccttcgaaaaaaaaaggaaatcaaaAACACAGGGAATAAAATCTGACGACGTCTCACCATATTCTTCTGCGCTGCAATCACTTCTCTTTGGAGTTCTCTTCCAACAGCGTCAAGAATCTCCGGCTAGTTAGTCATTAGTACAGAGAGAACGTGTCAGCTTCAAACTCACCTTGGCTAGCATCGTCTCCAAAGCGCCAAAATACGGGCCGCCTTCTAAAATAACATCGTCCGGCCTTTAGCACAGATACAGAAAATACACCAGCACTGCTACGGAATTCTTCAAGTATACGGTACCTGACTACTGAGCGGATTTTACTCGAAGCATTCCTGACCTAAATACACACGTGTTGACTTTTTTAGAAGACGTTTGCTGACGTTACTCACCAGGTGACAGAAGAGTTTTTCTCCTAACGACGATTCCGTCGCAAGGTCGACAAAACGGGTGAAAAAATCGTGAGGCATTCCTACGCCACCTATCCACCCGGGCGACAGACGAGACAGAAAAGAATACACTGGAGTCTGAAAAGTTGAATTCTAGACAAAAACGGTTTCGAGCGCCTACTACAAATCTCACAGTCGATGAACCGCTCCGAGAAAAGCTGGACCAAAGGTCGTCGTCAGTCGACACTTGACATCCTAGAaaattataataataaataattattatgtGCGTGGAAATAATTTTGTCTTGCCTTCGAGGATCTGCTCTAGAGCTACTCGgacaaagacgtctttgACTATTGAAGTCAGTTTGTCTACTAGCGGATCCGTTTCTCGTTCGAATGACACTACGTTGTCATAGCACGTCAGGCAGAATAGAATAGGGTCCTaaaggagagaaaaattggACAGTCCATATATATCTCAGAGCTTTGCGCGCTTTACCTGCTCTTTGCTTAGACACActagaatcaacgtttgcAATTTCTATGCAAGTCCCACTAAAAGTATAACCAAATGAGCAAGGCAAAGTCTGTACCTGTTTCAGCGTGCTTTCGTCGCTTGGCTGGGGCATCGACGCCGCTCGCAACTCTATAGTATTTCTGACTGCTATCGGCGTTACCATATCAATGGCTTTGATCACCTTCAAcgaataaattatttaattaatcttaattccttcttctctcttaCCAGTTCATAGCCAAGCGTCttttctaagaaaaattTGAGCTTCTCGTCTTCACTCATGTTCTGAACCAAAAGGGGAGGAGACAAGTCAGCATCAGATCTCGCCTCTGCTTTTCTAAAGAACCTGGAAAACGGACGCTGGAGGCTTGGTGGGTTtggtcgacgacgttcgtcgttctccttttGAAATCGGAGCCGTTGCTTCTGCTAGCGTTTTCGAAACGGGCGAAGTCGTAGTCGGTCTTTTGATCTTCGAAACAGACGTCGGTTTCTCGCCGGGAGACATTGGCTTGCTTTGGTTCTCTGTAGGAGGAATTTCTTTCGAAGGAGCAGCAGCATCGTTGGCCGGCTTGGGAGGCGATTGAAACTTGGCCAATCTCTTTGACAGCACCTTTTCTCGCGCTTCGTCCTCCGAAACGGGATCATTGCCACCTTGAGAataaacgtcgtcgtcgtcgtggtggtttttttcttcttttggctTTACAGTACCTTTTGGTTTCTTAGCAACTGATTCCTCAGCCGGAGCTTCCTCGTTCTCTTCCATCGTATTTATATCTCTTTCATCATCCTGACAgctctcctcctctttattctttttcttcttcttcttcttcctgtCATCTTCGCCGTCTCCATCATTCCCTCCATCATTCCCTCCCTTTCTTCCACCTCCTGCTGCCCCATTTCCTccccctccgccgccgccaccaccaccaccaccgcTGGGCGGTGGTGAAGAGTACTGATTATTTCCCTGTTGTTTTTGTTGATACTGAGTACTTTGCCCTGAAGAAGAGCTGCTTTCGGAATTTCCACGTGTCCTTCCACTTGGTGGCGACCCCAATACGTCCTATCGCAGTTTACTGTTGGTAACCCGATCCTTGGCCCAAGGGACGCTGAACTTACTTTTCCGGGTACGAACATAGCTCCATTCGATTCGTTCCATGTCGCCTCGACTTTTCCAGGGCCAAGGTGCGAAAAGCTAGGGCgagtcgcgacgacggagagtcgaacgttcgaaatcGAGCTGTGACGTCGCAATCAATTCGCGTAGCGACTCCTTTTTGCATTCGCCTTACCAGCGCTCTCCTAACAAACTCTCACGCATGACGCGGCGAGCAAAAGAAGGCGAAtgagacgaaacgacgtaCAAGTGCCCGAAGCAGCCAGATTCACTTTCGTGATGTGGCTTTAGCGTGCGCATACATtactatttttatttatttatttatttatttattcatttatttgtTAAAtcgttgctgctgctgctctcAGCTTTAGagcttttgccttttgaaTTGAATCGGGCTAAGCGCATCATTCTGACATCACCTACTCCTAAAGTCATTCATTTTTACATTTGTTCATAAATCTAATTAATCACCTACGTTCTGTCGGCCGGCATGATCTCGTTGAGTACCACATGTACAATGCAGACACCAAGGCAGCAACACCAGTCACAAGAACAACCATCTTCAACTTTGAATAAACATCAGAGTCATCATTCGTCTCATGGCCGTCACTGTTGCTCAAGTCCTAACAAATAAAACATTAGACATCAGCTACCGGTATCTTTCCTAAGCGCGTCTCAATGACGTAAGCTCTCCTCGTCACAGTGTAGCGTAGACCTCCTATTTTAGTAGACACGTTTCTTTAAAACGTACACAAACGTAGTATACTACCTCTGATGATAGATTTAGGATACAAAGAGTGCAAAGGTTCCACTAACCTCAGATGCTGCAACGAGAGCATCAAACTCATCTGGGAATAGACCGCCTTTGCGATCGATATCATACACTTTTGTCCactctttcgctttctgcACGATTTCACTAAATAGAGCACGGCAGTTTTTTGTTCTCTCTGGTCTCTCTTGCCTCCTCGGAGACTGCGAAATGCTCAGCGAGTTCGGAGGCCTCGACGAGTCCATTTCCGTTTGTGTCCGCTTCGCTGAATGTGATACTTGTTTTCACTTTTGCAAAGCCTTCAGATATCTCCGCGAATCCGTCTCGAAACATCTTCTCTGCTTGCTCCAAGATGATCTGAGCTTTTAGGTCGTCTTGAACGGCACAACTTTGAAACAGAATTTTAAAGAGAAGAACGTAAGCAATTGCAGAAAAGCTTGCCAttgcagaaagagaaatggaagaaagaACAGTCGCATGACGTTGCCTTAGTAACGCGCgttaaaagaaaaagtacaATGGGGTTTTTTACCCTGTAGTCCTGTCATGAAAACCGGCTGAGAAAGACAAATCAGTTGCTAAGAAGCATGCCAACATTTTAATGATTTATTTTTGACGCCTACTTGGAGAGATCATCGAATGCCGTAAACGTAATTACGATCGTCGTAACTATCCCACCATCAATGTCGCGAACGACTGCGCTGCGTTTGTATAGGCGACTTCTAGTCGAAAGCGGCAAGTTCACTAGTTACAACTACAGGTAGTTTTAGTCCTACAATGGTGCTTGTTCTTTGCAACGACTAATTCTACAGAGAACACGCAAGGAGGAGAATTCGAGAGGAATTCAAGCGAAACAAGAACGTCAACAATTCCGAGGAGTTAAGTCACCTTCTGAGAAAGGCTGAAAGAAGCCTCGAAACGATCCAGAGACAGGTAAAGCGAAATTTATGAGATAGACGAACCACGATTATGCGCAGTTCTCACAT
The Oscarella lobularis chromosome 3, ooOscLobu1.1, whole genome shotgun sequence DNA segment above includes these coding regions:
- the LOC136185049 gene encoding carnosine N-methyltransferase-like — protein: MDDDEEKEKEHFQRVCNSFAYYRIHTLKRVARAHQNYSLLPSSHQKILHDFLPHLERIKEAADANYRFILQLLVASRGMFVNSGMTDDVVPPIDPVTGRVIDESVPLASGVDMDKVTTTVKQFYRDWSIEGEAEREICYHPIIEELQMRLPLSSERPVSVLVPGSGLGRLAFEIAKLGYQCQGNEWSMFMLTASHFMLNHVKGTNVYTIHPWLHHFCNNLANEDQLQTVRIPDVDPHSMPKGSHFSMAAGSFTEVYTEPNVWDCVATCYFIDTAANVLDYVETISNILKPGGYWINFGPLLYHFADMPNEKSVELSYETIKRAMLTHYGFQLIKEVTNVPSTYIQSPKSMMKMTYNCVFFVVQKPFHAS
- the LOC136185021 gene encoding ubiquitin conjugation factor E4 B-like, which encodes MRESLLGERCSISNVRLSVVATRPSFSHLGPGKVEATWNESNGAMFVPGKDVLGSPPSGRTRGNSESSSSSGQSTQYQQKQQGNNQYSSPPPSGGGGGGGGGGGGNGAAGGGRKGGNDGGNDGDGEDDRKKKKKKKNKEEESCQDDERDINTMEENEEAPAEESVAKKPKGGNDPVSEDEAREKVLSKRLAKFQSPPKPANDAAAPSKEIPPTENQSKPMSPGEKPTSVSKIKRPTTTSPVSKTLAEATAPISKGERRTSSTKPTKPPASVFQNMSEDEKLKFFLEKTLGYELVIKAIDMVTPIAVRNTIELRAASMPQPSDESTLKQKLQTLILVCLSKEQDPILFCLTCYDNVVSFERETDPLVDKLTSIVKDVFVRVALEQILEGCQVSTDDDLWSSFSRSGSSTTPVYSFLSRLSPGWIGGVGMPHDFFTRFVDLATESSLGEKLFCHLVRNASSKIRSVVRPDDVILEGGPYFGALETMLAKPEILDAVGRELQREVIAAQKNMGVYFERESILSNLLMISKFYEFHDGASIMILPKSTECYTSLPGFPQTHRSDLERLDQQIRAGFQRCQAITHAVLLKLLKTSNKANVLAWIASVVSLNELRTAAKFRREKIRHPVACDGFMLNFCAVMLKFCQPIFASSPTPKLAKIDPLYCSLPTARLDFDNETCMALGCLHALDERIGKAHERFFVEGHNFLTECFFLTQRALHVGLHSTINHFEKMLHELIKLEKALDGAKKEEIHKRVMLLVVNFGTFLFDSTFAELCSKFYITQSVWLLMQLESCRKEGMSEEDVVEAQQNLCSSIPEYCIKDMAAWFKFLAFHNSDLLKSTTISLVPFVECCVGLLQRPDLLPSPLTQSRIVGVLLAFVDHSDKQQRSGLLGPMGWGSGVADDLAAVVHTCPAVQSYLGPALLSTYAAVDVVEGLDVDKEEFDKYGSRSDITKLIEHFWLRQDCRSSILAQASTARFQAFLSAIFDTLLYQLNDSMQRLANVKQVQQAMEDENAWKALPRHERDKKTEFLRNEEGVGSGFMKMATSTLGLLDLVTQSEEVAKCFSQPPLSLRAAAAIINFIESLCGSRSLDFKVKDMSKYNFNPRNLLGTITGIAVRLAKQSPSESFSGRDESAYDFVEALAAHPDYSESTMQKTLSILRRIGLGSEDMRSDFEECVLRVQLIQTEMIGDDDGNVDADFDKSDWQAEAEAADDFDRGVLAGIYIEALREAKYDSCDFEDRHAFHSHSLNRFLDPRSPKVRALMKEFSQLAESLPLHPDSSILIRQDEDRMDMARALITGPIGTPYSLGCFAFDIYYPSNYPNVPPLVKLITTGNGTVRFNPNLYADGKVCLSLLGTWHGGDSTEKWDPKQSSLFQVLVSIQGMILISDPMYNEPGYEGMRGTAEGNARSRQCNAAIRLNTVRLAMVGQLRCPAEGFEDAIKVHFALQRHTLLNQCSQWLRECESAEEERRLRRAVNDLRREMNKL
- the LOC136185061 gene encoding uncharacterized protein — its product is MRLFFLPFLFLQCCAVQDDLKAQIILEQAEKMFRDGFAEISEGFAKVKTSITFSEADTNGNGLVEASELAEHFAVSEEKAKEWTKVYDIDRKGGLFPDEFDALVAASEDLSNSDGHETNDDSDVYSKLKMVVLVTGVAALVSALYMWYSTRSCRPTERVGDVRMMRLARFNSKGKSSKAESSSSNDLTNK